Proteins encoded together in one Thermococcus barophilus MP window:
- a CDS encoding carbohydrate ABC transporter permease — protein sequence MKLRLPYLLLLPAVLYLVFFIGYPLVQALYLAFTQNGHFTLDNVRRTIGDPYFWQALKYTIALAVVIIPIQLFLALILAVVMNRTFKGKDLALYALIIPLTISDVAGGLIWYTMLTDAGFLNKLLLNLGLITQPIHFFGYEYRNMEFLAIVIEELWRATAIVFVIILAGLQMISKEYLEAAEVFGADYWTRMRKIVIPLLKPSIQSALIIRTLFAMQVFGVVWILAGRDIPVLAGEGFYQLTFIKDYGVASIYALTIAALSILLGAMYVKFLKAEYLEVRT from the coding sequence ATGAAGCTTCGCCTCCCCTATCTTTTACTTTTGCCCGCCGTTTTGTATCTTGTTTTTTTCATCGGATATCCGCTTGTTCAGGCGTTATATTTGGCGTTTACTCAAAATGGACATTTTACCCTTGACAATGTTAGACGAACTATTGGTGATCCCTACTTCTGGCAGGCTTTAAAGTATACAATCGCCCTTGCTGTTGTGATCATACCTATCCAGCTTTTTTTGGCTCTTATATTGGCTGTTGTTATGAATAGGACATTTAAGGGTAAAGATCTTGCTCTTTACGCCTTGATAATCCCTCTTACAATAAGTGATGTTGCAGGGGGTCTGATTTGGTATACCATGCTTACCGATGCTGGATTTTTGAACAAACTTCTTCTTAATCTTGGTTTAATAACCCAGCCTATACACTTTTTTGGATACGAATATAGAAATATGGAGTTCCTTGCAATAGTTATTGAGGAGTTATGGAGGGCAACGGCAATTGTCTTCGTTATTATCCTTGCGGGTCTGCAAATGATAAGCAAGGAATATCTTGAGGCAGCGGAAGTCTTTGGTGCTGATTACTGGACAAGAATGAGAAAAATAGTAATTCCCTTGCTTAAACCTTCAATTCAGAGTGCTCTGATCATAAGAACTCTCTTCGCAATGCAGGTGTTCGGTGTGGTATGGATACTTGCGGGCAGAGACATACCAGTTTTGGCTGGGGAAGGATTCTATCAGCTCACTTTCATAAAAGACTACGGGGTGGCGTCAATATATGCCCTTACTATAGCAGCTCTCTCAATCCTCTTGGGTGCCATGTACGTTAAGTTCCTCAAGGCTGAGTACTTGGAGGTGAGAACATGA
- a CDS encoding ABC transporter substrate-binding protein gives MKKVKTMFGLFLVGLIVFAVAASGCIGGEKTTTPTGTQTTPTQSTTPAKIVWVSTQLAPPEERAFVKETLLANFKKQYGIDVDFIPMSYTDLSTRLAGEEKTGKVTIDVIGDLHGGLDYFNSQGWLMDLSKMPKLEGRTFITSFEKYATINGKKVYVPWMSATYVMVVNKKAFDYLPAGLTKDDVIKGTDKWTYDAFLAWAKNLYEKTGKPQVGFPAGPNGLFVRFLHGYLYPSFTGYEAKAFDSPEAVTMWNYLKELWKYVNPASTTWDAMSDPLLTGQVLIAWDHTARIKNAIQTKPDEFVVVPVPRGPKGRGFIVVLAGLAIPKGAPNPDAAWKLIDYLTKPETQVEVLKNVGFFPTVKEATNAIPEGPLKILAEGVTAQSSTPDALIVMIPNLGDKGGEFKNIYKEAFRRIVLQGEDPQKVISELGPKLLQLFKEKGIEVP, from the coding sequence ATGAAAAAAGTAAAAACAATGTTTGGTTTGTTTTTGGTTGGCCTGATAGTTTTTGCAGTAGCAGCAAGCGGCTGTATTGGGGGAGAAAAAACGACCACACCCACTGGAACTCAAACAACGCCGACACAATCAACAACTCCTGCTAAGATTGTTTGGGTCTCAACTCAATTGGCACCTCCTGAAGAAAGGGCTTTTGTTAAGGAAACACTTCTTGCGAACTTTAAAAAGCAGTATGGGATTGATGTTGATTTTATCCCAATGAGTTACACTGATCTTTCAACAAGACTTGCTGGTGAAGAAAAAACTGGAAAAGTTACTATTGATGTAATTGGAGACCTACACGGTGGACTTGACTACTTCAACTCCCAAGGCTGGCTTATGGATCTCAGCAAAATGCCAAAGCTTGAAGGCAGAACATTTATCACAAGCTTTGAAAAGTATGCAACAATTAACGGAAAGAAGGTCTATGTTCCCTGGATGAGTGCCACATATGTTATGGTAGTCAATAAGAAAGCCTTTGACTACCTTCCCGCTGGCTTAACAAAGGACGATGTCATTAAGGGGACTGACAAATGGACTTATGATGCATTCCTTGCATGGGCAAAGAACCTCTATGAAAAGACTGGAAAGCCTCAGGTTGGTTTCCCAGCAGGGCCAAACGGTCTCTTTGTTAGATTCCTGCACGGTTACCTGTACCCAAGTTTCACTGGATATGAGGCTAAGGCATTTGACAGCCCAGAAGCAGTAACAATGTGGAACTATCTCAAGGAGCTGTGGAAATATGTTAACCCCGCATCCACAACCTGGGATGCAATGAGTGATCCACTGCTGACAGGACAAGTCTTGATTGCATGGGATCACACTGCGAGAATTAAGAATGCAATCCAGACAAAACCCGATGAATTTGTAGTTGTTCCAGTGCCAAGAGGACCAAAGGGAAGAGGATTCATAGTTGTTCTTGCTGGTCTCGCGATTCCAAAAGGTGCTCCAAACCCAGATGCTGCATGGAAGTTAATTGACTACCTAACAAAGCCAGAAACTCAAGTTGAAGTACTTAAGAATGTTGGGTTCTTCCCAACCGTTAAGGAAGCAACAAATGCAATTCCAGAGGGACCACTTAAGATACTTGCAGAAGGTGTTACTGCCCAGTCATCAACTCCAGATGCACTGATTGTGATGATACCGAACCTTGGAGACAAAGGCGGTGAATTCAAGAACATCTATAAAGAAGCTTTCAGAAGAATCGTCCTCCAAGGAGAGGACCCACAGAAAGTTATCAGCGAACTTGGACCAAAGCTGCTGCAGTTATTTAAGGAGAAAGGAATAGAAGTGCCGTGA
- a CDS encoding Gfo/Idh/MocA family protein — MKINVGIISYAHPHALRYGSTFASNPKVKLHAISGDGSNSDVAKREAQRFKAKFYRTYDELLKDKKIDAVYVAIETYRHKEVALRVIEEGKHLLLEKPIALTLEDADEIIKAAKKAGVKLMVPFNPRFTIPLRKAKSMIESGEIGSLEYVYAISEYVKPPIFLEGLDMSWFLDKDKAGGGGFMDTAPHGIDSLLWLTESDVEKVYADIGSKIYGFPVDDIGTAVLEFKNGVTAVLNAGWGNPKGYSYGLEMKYYILGKDGFLDVRTAYPDFTVYQDRAEKIYWERPDVESIVKYFIEAILEDKEPPITGEDARKNLEIVLAAYESSKTGKVVRL; from the coding sequence ATGAAGATTAACGTCGGGATTATAAGCTATGCTCATCCTCATGCCTTAAGGTATGGCTCGACTTTTGCCTCTAATCCTAAGGTTAAGCTCCATGCAATTTCTGGAGATGGTTCGAATTCTGATGTTGCAAAGAGGGAAGCTCAGAGGTTTAAGGCGAAGTTTTACAGGACATATGATGAGCTGTTAAAAGATAAAAAAATTGATGCGGTTTATGTTGCAATTGAAACCTATCGCCATAAAGAGGTTGCTCTTAGAGTTATTGAGGAGGGGAAGCATCTTCTCTTGGAAAAACCAATTGCTCTGACGCTTGAGGATGCCGATGAGATAATCAAAGCAGCTAAAAAAGCTGGAGTTAAGCTGATGGTGCCTTTCAATCCAAGATTTACAATTCCTCTCAGAAAGGCAAAGAGCATGATTGAAAGCGGGGAAATTGGAAGTCTTGAGTATGTATATGCAATCTCAGAATACGTTAAACCGCCAATATTCCTTGAAGGCCTTGATATGAGCTGGTTTTTGGATAAGGATAAAGCAGGTGGAGGAGGCTTCATGGATACAGCTCCCCATGGCATTGATTCACTTCTCTGGCTGACAGAGAGTGACGTTGAGAAAGTCTATGCAGACATTGGGTCTAAGATCTACGGTTTCCCCGTGGATGACATTGGAACTGCAGTTCTTGAATTTAAAAATGGTGTCACTGCTGTTCTGAATGCTGGCTGGGGCAATCCAAAGGGGTATTCGTATGGGTTGGAGATGAAATACTACATTCTTGGGAAGGACGGCTTTTTGGATGTAAGGACAGCCTATCCGGATTTCACAGTCTATCAGGATAGGGCTGAAAAGATATACTGGGAGAGGCCTGACGTCGAAAGTATAGTTAAGTATTTCATTGAGGCTATACTTGAGGATAAGGAACCCCCAATAACTGGAGAAGATGCCAGGAAAAACTTGGAGATAGTTTTGGCTGCTTATGAATCTTCAAAAACTGGGAAGGTAGTGCGATTGTAG